One stretch of Cololabis saira isolate AMF1-May2022 chromosome 15, fColSai1.1, whole genome shotgun sequence DNA includes these proteins:
- the LOC133460776 gene encoding zinc finger protein 239-like, translating into MVLHRERVAWRSPAIRWRSSSISGSVFRTVVVKKELSRKNHKGRPKRYCCRHCKQVFTTSSNLKIHKRSHTGDKPYRCDQCGAAFARQGHLTSHQLIHSGDKPYRCDQCGAAFARQGDLTSHQRIHTGDKPYRCDQCGAAFTQRGHLTSHQRIHTGDKLYRCDQCGAAFAQQAHLTSHQRIHTGEKPYRCDQCGVAFVQQSDLKRHQRIHTGDKPYRCDQCGAAFTHKSHLTSHQRIHTGDKPYRCDQCGSAFARPDHLTTHQRIHTGEKPYRCDQCEAAFAQQSALTSHQRIHTGDKPYRCDQCGVAFARHDQLTRHQRIHTG; encoded by the exons atggttctccatcgggaaagggtggcgtggagaagtcctgccatcaggtggaggagttcaagtatctcggggtcggtgttccggaccgtcgtggtgaagaaggagctgagtcgaaag aatcataaaggaaGACCCAAAAGATACTGCTGTCGTCATTGCAAGCaagtcttcaccacttcatcaaaccTGAAGATCCATAAGCGAAGTCACACTGGTGATAAAccatacagatgtgatcagtgtggagcggcttttgcccggcaaggTCATTTGACGAGTCACCAACTTATTCactctggagacaagccttacagatgtgatcagtgtggagcggcttttgcccggcaaggtgatttgacgagtcaccaacgtattcacactggagacaagccctacaggtgtgatcagtgtggtgcgGCTTTTACCCAGCGAGGTCATttgacgagtcaccaacgtattcacactggagacaagctttacagatgtgatcagtgtggagcggcttttgcccagcaagctcatttgacgagtcaccaacgtattcacactggggaaaagccttacaggtgtgatcagtgtggagttgCTTTTGTCCAGCAAAGTGATCTAAAGCGACATCAACGTATTcatactggagacaagccttacaggtgtgatcagtgtggagcggcttttaccCATAAAAGTCACctaacgagtcaccaacgtattcacactggagacaagccttacagatgcgatcagtgtggatCGGCTTTTGCCCGGCCAGATCATTtgacgactcaccaacgtattcacactggggaaaagccttacagatgcgatcagtgtgaggcggcttttgcccagcaaagtgctctaacgagtcaccaacgtattcacactggagacaagccttacaggtgtgatcagtgtggagtggcTTTTGCCCGGCATGATCAATTGacgagacatcaacgtattcacactggataa